One Oncorhynchus masou masou isolate Uvic2021 chromosome 2, UVic_Omas_1.1, whole genome shotgun sequence genomic region harbors:
- the LOC135555713 gene encoding zinc finger protein 260-like: protein MNESPSTVIPQKMSKLQLLQAFFSDRLTTVAVEISVAVEKAFAEYQDEISRSKEETQRLQRLLDSVFNPDVKLHKADPPQLTLTVSGDEVSPEQQHCEEEWSDQEIIESIFISPCVEINSDQDLPECSRLYQTLKNSLPTIVAEPIQTNPDGEDNKISESTSDTPLTQLKPLKMKRTRLKKGQRSYICTEGKTTSELKAPLRLHTRKRLYSCTECTATYDRPCHLEIHKRTHTGEKPYECKDCGKCFNRKNSLTMHMLTHTGEKSFCCHECGKRFGLNTRLILHMRTHTGEKPHKCPFCARCFTFPSHLSRHKKLHTGERPHQCNVCGKCYTRKEHLTDHMTSHSGAKPYSCMQCGKCYALQGNLRAHMASHTGNKLLCRCAVCGLAVLNLSRHMQEVHTGGKQHQCQDCGKCFNRKEKVTEHMRTHTGEKPYRCHDCGECFRLNVTLKKHMMTHTSAATAVP, encoded by the exons ATGAACGAATCTCCCTCGACAGTCATTCCACAGAAAATGTCCAAGTTACAGTTGTTGCAAGCGTTTTTCTCCGACCGATTAACAACAGTGGCCGTAGAGATATCCGTGGCAGTGGAAAAGGCATTTGCCGAGTACCAGGATGAGATCTCTCGTTCAAAGGAGGAAACTCAACGCCTACAGAGGCTGCTGGATTCGGTTTTTAATCCCGATGTAAAATTACACAAAGCAG ACCCCCCGCAGCTCACCCTCACTGTTTCTGGAGATGAGGTTTCCCCTGAGCAGCAGCActgtgaggaggagtggagcgaTCAAGAGATCATCGAGTCCATATTCATTTCCCCCTGTGTGGAAATCAACAGTGATCAGGACCTACCTGAGTGCTCACGACTTTACCAAACTCTGAAGAACTCCCTTCCCACCATTGTAGCAGAACCGATCCAAACAAATCCAGATGGAGAGGACAACAAAATATCAGAATCTACCAGTGACACTCCCCTCACACAATTAAAGCCTCTCAAAATGAAGAGAACACGGTTAAAGAAAGGACAAAGATCTTACATCTGCACCGAGGGCAAGACAACCAGTGAGTTGAAAGCGCCATTGAGGCTTCACACAAGGAAGAGGCTCTACAGTTGTACCGAGTGCACGGCAACCTATGACAGACCTTGTCATTTGGAAATACACAAGAGAACTCACACAGGTGAGAAACCATACGAGTGCAAAGACTGTGGTAAATGCTTCAACCGCAAGAATAGCCTAACGATGCATATGCTAactcacacaggggagaaatcgTTCTGCTGCCATGAATGTGGCAAACGCTTCGGTCTAAACACGAGACTGATACTTCacatgaggacacacacaggggagaagccacaCAAGTGCCCTTTCTGTGCCAGATGCTTTACATTTCCAAGTCACTTAAGTCGTCACAAGAAgctccacacaggagagagaccacATCAATGCAATGTATGTGGGAAATGCTACACGCGGAAGGAGCACCTGACAGACCACATGACATCCCACAGTGGAGCAAAACCATACAGTTGTATGCAATGTGGCAAATGCTACGCACTGCAAGGAAACCTGAGAGCGCATATGGCGAGTCACACGGGGAATAAGTTGTTGTGCAGGTGCGCTGTGTGTGGATTAGCTGTTCTAAATCTCAGTCGCCACATGCAAGAAGTTCACACAGGAGGCAAACAGCATCAGTGCCAAGATTGTGGGAAGTGCTTCAACCGAAAGGAAAAAGTGACAGAGCACATGAGGACTCACACGGGAGAGAAACCCTATCGATGTCATGACTGCGGCGAATGCTTTAGGCTCAATGTAACCCTGAAGAAACACATGATGACACACACATCTGCGGCAACTGCTGTTCCATGA